The Juglans regia cultivar Chandler chromosome 6, Walnut 2.0, whole genome shotgun sequence genome contains the following window.
GCAAGCTTCTATATTGATAAGAGTTTTGTATCCAGCTGCCTACACCGCACAGTACCacacctgtttttttttttttttcctgctaaattaattgagttcttctactagTGAATTATTGATCTCGATCGTAAGTCCAACCTTCCTTGCTAAGGGGGGCCGCTTTGAGTAGCAGTTTGCGCTTAGTCCGCCAAGCAAATTGTAATCCCAACCCCACGACTAGCAACCGTATCAGTATGTAGTGGTTCATGTGGTTGCATGATGTGTTGTTTTGAATTGGTCGATGGAGGGACGTTCTCTTCCTCGATCACAATTAGGAGGGCAACTGATCGTATAATGAAAAGTGCAAATCTTATAGGAAATTAAGGACCACAttaaaaagagtaattttaaaatatacaagttCCAcatactttctttaaaaaaaatgggatctattattaaaaaatatataattttttcaagtgaCTCTCATATttacctaattttttttcaaatgaagtgcGCGAGACTTGCACactttaagattataaatattatttctctattaaaaatataaactacaTTGTACGTGTAACGCATTGTCATAAATCTTTACGTACAATTACGTGTCATGCCAAtaattaggggtgggcagcaagAGCCCATCCCCCGCTACCTGGCCCTTGTCTGccctgcccccgcatgggcaGGCGGGCTGCCCTGCACCTCCCTAGCGGGGCCAAGGGATTGGCTGATCCCAACGGGGCCCCGCCCTGCACCCCTCCCAcatttactataaaaaatattgaagtctcacattacttaagtatgactattgtattgcattgacctcctatataaaggatGACCTAGGAGGCTAAAACAATCTAAAATACAATtctaatgagtttttttttttaaatgtataaattttaatttatattttaaattatattataatttgggtctaaaaaaattttagatccAAAAAATACTTATAGACTCAATAGGTCATTGGGTTGAGCGGGGTGCAGTTTCAACCCCACTCCGTTACCAGGGCGGGGTTGCAAACCCTTCCTCCTGCACATGGtgcgggggcaccccctccccacCCCCCGCACCATATGGTGCGGATAGCACCCCTACCAATAATAGactaggatatatatatatatataaatatatatattgatacaTTATTAATAGATACATTATTAATAGATCACTCGATCCACACTAACATGTGTTAACCCCTGATACAAGCGTAAATATATAagtgggatatatatatatatatatatatatatatatatatatatgagatagaAAAGTGAAGCTTTAATTAGGATTAATTAAGGACGACtaatatttatgagattgaatggattatatatattaataattggtatcattaatatttttcgaaatgtttaattttatttttaaaagtactatattatatatgaagtaCTATTAATTTGTTGGAgctgtaatattatatataataattcttgCCGGccgtaattaaaaaaataaataaaatatggctcttttcattaattaatggCTCTCCATTTCTTAATtcttcaatattattaaaattttataaactttttttttttttttttagctatagaactttatttttctttataccCAACTTTTTACGTAATAATTACTCAGCAAATGACCCCCCCCGGCCAATCAATATCCTTTGagttaacttttatttttttttcctgctcttTTATCCCTTTCACCTTTGTTCTACTGTTCTTGAAGATCTAGCTACAtatataaagtgaaaaaaagTAAGGTTCCTATTTGACATCTCGTGACCTTTTTTTACAACATGTATGGGAAGAAAGGGTTCACTCGTCATGATCTTACTTATGTGTTGAAGAACTTTGTCTATTGTGGGACACATAATTTCTTATAGGGTGGCTTCAATTATAAGGTCAATAATGTGCAAAACACGTTTCAAGCtaggtctatatatatagataatgatcTAGGAGTCATGCATGGTCGGCatcgtcgtcgtcatcatcatgtGATGATCATCTATTATTAAGGTttctattatatgttaaaaattattccATTTTGAACCCTTCaactttattttctctctatgaTGTCGGACAGAATTCTTCTGActgataattaatatttaatagaaaCTAAATGTTGAAATTGAGAAAAGATGCAAATTAgagataaaattattagaataaagTTTATTGATTAATCAAAATCAGGTTCTAATTAAAGCCCACAAGCCGGGTTCAAATAACTAaggaaatttgaaattatgaaaGAGGAACGTTTCAAACAGGAGTCACCTATAACTTGGGTTTATCGGAGACCAATTAGGTTGTGACACGTAAGCCTTTCATGGCATGTTAACGTGGGGACGCATACGAGTaagcttctctctctccttcattCTCGATTTCTCCCAGAATTCAGAaaggcctctctctctctctctctctacttcgactgtctctctctctgcgaTTTCAGAAACttgggttctctctctctctacttcgactctctctctctctctctctctctgaaatttcagaaacacctctctctcttgactctccctctctctccactTCGACTCTCCCTCCCCTTCAATTTACAGTTCATCGAATCAGGATGATGAAgacaaagatttttttattttgactttgaGCATTTAAAAGATGCAGCATCTGTGTTGGACCATGTTCAATTTTGGTCAGATTGGAATAAATGGTAGAAGAAAGATGGGTTGGTCAGATTGGAGTAATCACCTACAGAAGAAAGATGGGTTGTTTACCTTGCCTTTGCTTGATCTAGGGGCCATTTTCCCTCATCTTCTTgcttctaaaaaagaaaacaaaaatttgtatTTGGACCCAGCTTCAGAAACTCATCTCAGATTTATTCATTGGACAACTTCTTTATGGATTTGCGAGGACAGGACAGATACATGAAAACAAAATCTGTATTTGGACCCAGCACAAGACAGATACAAGATCAGTTCCTTTTTGGACAAATCAGATTGGAGTAATCGCCTACAAAAGATAACTTGTATAATCGCCTACAAAagagttatatttttattccatgTGATTTGCAAAAGTTACAGGGTATGGTGTGATGGTCTGGGTTGCGCCGAAAAGGTTGCTCCTCCACCAGCGTGCGGTGTGCATTTGAATGCTCAAAGTTCATCCAAAGTTTTCTCTCGATCCAGAGAGGGCAGAGAGAGATCGAGGGCAGAGAGGGGGAGGTCATGAGAGAAACGAGTCAGATCCAATGacagagcagagagagagggggagggggagaagATGTGCGCTCGCTACGTGTCGTTTTCCTATTGGTCTCCgatattctatcattataaGAGTCACCGGTCTGAAGATTTTCTCATTATGAAAACGTTAAGCTTGATATAAGGTACAATCCTAATTCTTGCCGTAAAATTAATGCGTAACAAAATGATAATCCTATAAAAGATTTGgctaaaatcaaaatcatctctaaaagtcaaaataaaacatttgcTTAAACGGCAAAAAGTAATGTAAATCGAGGACTTGAAGAGGAAATGACTGATTTTGGTGTCAAAACATGGACTACTAGGCGCAGTGTGAGGACCAAATTTGAGAATTATTCACTATTCCTTATCATatttgcactatatatatatatatatcttcttaagATGATCCAAAGCTATCAATGtagaatatgaaaattctacatCGTCAGACTAAGATCTccctgcatctctctctctctctctctctctctctctctctctctctctctctctccctttataTTTAGTTAAACAACAATTTTAGCTACAGTATctcaacatataatatatgtatatgaacaGTAGTTTAGCCATCCActtaatgattataattaaccCCTAAAATTCACATAActagaaaattttaatagttTGATAATCATTCGAGttatgattttggaaaataaattatgattttttttcgtAGAATCGGACTTAAGAAAAAAAGCCCACAACAACTGGGCCCAATCCGCTCGGCCCTAAATGTGCAGTACGTACTTTTGGAATATGAAAACGAAAACTATGAAAAGCAGGGTTGTTATTAATGGTGGAGTATTTGGCGCAACCAGATGAAGTGGGGAGCAAGGCGTCTCTGCAGATTTAGCAATAGGAGGGGATTGCTAACCAATTGCCATGCCCAACGTAGTTCTCTGAAATCTCTCCCTAACGAAGCTATTTTTCTAGAAGAAGCTTTTCAAACAACAGCCAAATACTATATATGCCTCCTCGAAGCTTGCATCCGATCGAAGTCGCTCTCCCAAGGCAagaaaattcatcaaattctcCTCAAGAACAACACCCATTTCGCAGATTCCACTGTACTCGAGAAACTTACCCATTTGTACATTGAATGTGACGAAGTCGAACTTGCGCGCCGCGTGTTCGATAAAATTTCTAGTCCGACTGTTATTATATGGAACCTTATGATAAGAGCTCATGCGTGGCGTGGACCCTTTGAAGAAGCCATCCGTTTGTACTATCGGATGTTTGACAGAGGTGTTAGACCGACCAAATTCACGTTCCCGTTTGTTCTCAAAGCATGTTCCGGTCTGCAAGCTATGGAAGTGGGAAGAGAGGTGCATGATCATGCGAAAGAACTTGGGCTTGATTCCGATGTATTTGTCTCCACTGCTTTGATTGATATGTATGCTAAGTCTGGAGATTTAGGTGAGGCACAAAAAGTTTTTAGTAGTATGTCGCATAGGGATGTTGTAGCATGGAATGCTATGATTGCTGGGTTTTCGCTTCATGGACTTTATGATGATACCATACGGTTGGTTGTGGATATGCAGAAAGCGGGAACAAGCCCCAACTCTTCAACGATAGTAACAGTTCTTCCGACGGTTGGACAAGCTAATGCTTTGCACCAAGGGAAGGCCATGCATGCCTACTCTATGAGGAGGAACTTTTGTAACGGTGTGGTGCTTGAAACTGGGCTTTTGGATATGTATGGTAGATGTCACTGCATATCCTATGCtagaaaaatatttgacatGATGGGTATCAAGAATGAGGTTTGTTGGAGTGCTATGATTGGAGCATATGTTATATGTGATTCTATGATGGAGGCATTGGCATTATATGACGAGATGGTGCATCAAAGTGTGATAAATGCAACTCCAGTCACTCTTGCGATTGTACTTCGAGCTTGCGCAAGCCTAACCGATTTCAGCAAAGGAAGACGCTTACATTGTTACGCAGTCAAATCAGGGTTAGAGTTAGATACAATGGTAGGTAATACCTTTCTTTCAATGTATGCAAAGTGTGGGGTTATAGATGATGCACTCAGGTTCTTTAACCACATGGTTTGTAAAGATACTATTTCCTATGGTGCTATTATGTCAGGGTGCATGCAGAATGGTTATGCAGAGGAGGTTTTAAGAATTTTTCACCGAATGCAGTTATCTGGGATTGACCCTGACCTCGCAACCATGTTGGGTGTTCTCCCAGCTTCTTCACATTTGGCTGCTCTCCAACATGGGGCCTGTGGCCATGGTTACTCGATTGTTCATGGCTTTGTAGCTGAGACATCAATCTGCAATGCGCTTATTGATATGTACTCAAAGTGCGGGAAGATAGATATAGCTAGGCAGGTTTTTGATAGGATGGATACCCAAGATATTATCTCATGGAACTCAATGATAGCTGGTTATGGCATCCATGGTCTTGGCAGGGAAGCCCTTTTACTGTTCAATGACCTTTTAGAAATGGGTTTAAAGCCAGACGATGTGACTTTCATTGCTTTTTTATCTGCTTGCAGTCATTCAGGACGAGTTACAGAAGGGAAATACTGGTTTAAGGCCATGAGTCGTGATTTCAACATTGTACCAAGGATTGAGCATTATATATGCATGGCTGATCTTCTCGGTCGGGCTGGTCTTTTGGATGAGGCGCACAGTTTCATTAGAACAATGCCATTCGAACCTGATGTTCGTTTATGGGGTGCTCTGCTTGCGGCATGTAGGATCCACAAGAATATTGAACTTGGGGAAGAAGTATCAAAGAAGATTCAGGGGATAGGACCTGAAGGTACTGGAAACTTTGTCCTTTTATCTAATATGTACAGTGCTGTTGGAAGATGGGATGATGCAGCCTATGTTAGAATCATGCAGAAGGACAGAGGCTTTAAGAAAAGCCCAGGCTGCAGTTGGGTTGAGATAAATGGGGTTATTCATGCATTTGTTGGTGGAGATCGATCCCACCCACAATCAGCATGGATAAACAGGAAGTTAGAGGAATTGCTAGTGGAAATGAAAAGTTTGGGATATCGTGCAGAATCTAGTTTTGTTCTCCACGATGTTGAAGAAGAGGAGAAGGAAAGGATTCTCCTTTATCACAGTGAGAAACTAGCCATTGCATTTGGAATTCTTAGCTTGAGTCCCAACAAGTCCATTCTAGTTACAAAGAATTTGCGGGTTTGTGTAGACTGCCATACTGCCATAAAATATATTACTCTCAtaacaaagagagagataacCGTTAGAGATGCAAGTCGATTCCATCATTTCAGGAATGGAATCTGCAACTGTGGTGATTACTGGTGAGGAAGAGGAATATACAGGTGGAAGAGATCTAACAAAGAAACAACGGCTTGGAGTTGTGCCAAAGAATAgcatggagaagaagaaagagcagTTGGGTTAAATAGATTTTACAAACACGAGTAAATGGGAGCAAGTAATTTAAACCTTGACCCCacaattttgagaattttctgGACCAATTTTGAGCTGGCAACAATTTATCAGCATATATGCTAAAGATGTTTCGAAGTATAGGTTTTGCATTCTAAAACAAAGAACTCAAGGCAAGAAAACTCGAGTATGTATTGGATCTCACGGATTGTAATATATGGTTATAAATAGCACACCATAGGGCAAATCCTGTTAATGAGACTATTATGCCTCAACGATTATTTTCATTGAACGAGCAAGCTATAAAAGCTACAAGAACTTTTGAACTCAATGTTTAGATCTACAGCCCTCAACATTTTTGCACAAGATTACTAAGTTTCACTGGATGAGGTTGCATCATCCTTGTGCTTAATCATACCAGAATCCACAAGAATGGGAACCTCTGCAGCAAGCCACGGTGCAAGACCCAAGCAGAGTGCATGCGCTATGCCAAACCTGGGACTGCAAAACAAAACCATGATCAACATATACATCAGTCTACAAGTCCACTATTGTGTAAATTGAGGGCAAGCGAAACAAAAGCCTAAAGAAAAAGCCACTATTTTTCCAGGGAAAGAatggttttattttcattacaatTCATTGAAGCTCCAAATTGTTTTTGACTTTCACCCAATTGAACCCCAAACCCATGTAACACATCCATATCATACCAATCAAGTAAATTATCGGCTTTTCACCGAATTGGCACAACTCTAGTAATTATTTATACCCAAGGGTTTGGACCTTCGACTATGAAGATCAAGCCCTTACCACTTGTACCAACACCAAAGGGTTCACTGAAGCTCCAAAATGGGTATACAAGTTTCATCTAGAAATTTGGTGAAAGAATTTCAACCAAAATAATGGCGGTTTGCAAATTAACTGAAAAGATGACCAAATTTATCTTAATCAGATGCATTGTccatgaaaaaagaagaagctgcTGAAATGCATTTAGTTCAAAAGGTTCTTTGCCAGAGAAGAAATCCGAACAAGCAAATTAATTGAAGAGTTTAATAAGAAAAGAATGGTTATAATCATAACGATTCaacaaataattcaaattaaattcCGAATcttccaccaaaaaaaaaagggaaaatcaAAGAAGTACCAGTTCTTCGCCCAAAGCGGCTTGAAATGCACGGTCAAGCAGATCTTCCCCCCTCTGTACATCTGAAACAAAACTGGGTCAATCAGAACCAGTtatattaacaaaaacaaaagatgaaaaaagGAGGACgaaattttggaaaaggaaaCCTTCTGGGTCTTGCCGTCGAGCTGGGGGAGCTCGAGCTCGGGGGCGGTGGAGGGGTAAGTGATGGGGATATCGAATTGGAGGTCGAACTCGTACTTGAGGAGGTTGTGGACATACCAGCATTTGCCGGTCCAACGAGTCCCCTCGGGATTGGCCGCGGAGATCCGGAACCAATCATTGTCATTAGACTTATTCATCTGGGTGTAGGCGATCAGAGACTTGTACTCCTCCTTCAGCCTCTGCGTCCATGCCGCTCCGTCCCTTGGCCCGGCTTTCGTCGTCAGAAGAGGGATTTGGGTCAGTGTGGATTTGGTGTTGGGGTCCCAACCCTCCATTTCTCCGTGAGCAAAGCAACctcgaaccctaaccctagattTGATTCAGTCCTGGTGCGTTAAAAGGTGGAGGACGCAACTGTAAAATTCCATTTGGATGGGGCCAGTATGCTACACAGATTGGTGGGTCCATTGTCGATACGAATGCCGACCGACTGCAAACCTCGAAAACGTTAACGTTAACTATAACGACAATAATtctgttatttataaatattttttcaaaaaagaaaatctgttatttatatataataaatgtgtattaatatataaataatatattaatatattaagaaaaaaaaatattttagctataaaaaaatcacatagaaataaacttacaaattgatataatttaatttaatatgtcaaattataaaataaattttacagatcacatgaaatcacatctatttataaatttatttttaaattatcttttcGTGTATATAGAACATCTCGTTTGGCAATAGTATATTTGGCAATATCAATTATCACTAGTGTATTTGTCAAGTTAATGAACATACatgcaaataaaatgaaatatattaattatgatatatCATCAATGAtgaatatctttaaatttaggaAATGATGTATACATTTTCTTATCCGGTTGATCATTTCTACTAAAGAGAGATATGCTATATTTTATggtatgaaaaataatagacatataagtttttaatagttttttatattttatacaaataaccgtaaaaaatttattataaaaattatagatgtaTTAATATTCTTTTGTGCTAATAGACCATTTTACATTTTCAACCTTTGTACAACTTCATTactatttctttctctccatcTTTTACATCAATTTTTGTCCCAATTTTGGGAAGCGTGAAGATAGtaaagtattttcaaatattttgtaaataaataataaaaaaatatttaatattaataaataaaaaaaatagattaaaaataataataaaatatttttataatactttacCCATAAATTTATTGCAGTCCAACTACTTCAAACCTAAATACACTCCACCATCAAATACCCCCACACCAATCTCCATCAAATGATTATTTTTGCTCCACTCCCATtgacttcattttctttcataagtaatgttatatccaatcatttttatgtattgttcataaattttacttatataattgactaaaataattattttatattaaaaaaataatgaaactaatcatattaatagagtgtgtaaagaataaacaaaaataattacacataaaatttttaatttctttataatttaatgaaatcTTATTACTGATGGATATAAAATTCCTATAGACGATAAAATTGAGAAGTATGATGATGGACAAGTTGCctatgcctattttttttttatcccaatACAATCAATGCCTACATCACTCTCACATATAGAGTGAAGTTCCACAAGAAATCCTGCCCCCACAGCACATACACCTTAGGTTTTGGCCGCATAGGGTGAGTCCTATTAACCacccccctctccctctcttaaaaagaaaagaaaaggaaaaaaaaaaaacaaccaaacaaaccaaccaaccaaccaaccaaccatcCAACCGACCAGCCAACCAACCAAACTCTACAACAAAAATGGAACTTCGTTTCTGTGAAAGAATATGATGCTGGAAAACTTCaacaaacaaaaatcacaaatcttGTATTTCTTTGTTGTTCCCAGCAGAGCACAAGTATTGCTGCTTAATGCCGATGGTGAAACATCGAAGCAAAAGATCAATCCAGGGACAAACGAACCACCAACAATAAGCATGGAAACACTGTCATGAAACAAAGCCATATGGttagattaatttattttataagtaggGGCAGGTCAAATATTACAAATGTAGAAAGTTCCAAgcgcaaaaaataaaaataaaaatttaagagcTCACTGTTTTGTGTCATTATCGGATCTATCTCTGTATTTGACGTAtcttttatatagtttttttttttccgtttagTTTGAGTGCAAGTGATGTGCAGCATTAAGCTGCTTTGGTTATGTGCTGAGGCAGGCTTGCACGTACTTTCTCAATTAGTTGAATGAAActtcttattcataaaaaaaaaataaataaataataataataataataatagtaacaaATAAGATCTTACCTCTCAAGGCATCAAAATTGCAGTGTTGAAGTTTGATTCAATTAATTGGGAGGACAACATTGAGGTTTTTCTGAAGCAGCCAGCGTCTAGGGTAAGCGATATGTCGGGCTTCCATATGAAGATGCCAGTTTATTATCCTTGAACAACCGGGTGGTGTACCTTCCATTTGAGTTTCATCTTCCACCACTTGCTGCATAAATGTGGTTTCCTGAGGAAATACATGGAACTTAGTCCACAAAGAATGATATTGCAAAGAAAATTTGGAAGAAGCAGCTCTATGATGTATACCTGGAAACCCTCCTTGACTGTGTCCAACTGTCGAATTGGAACTGAGGTGGGGCGTCGCCATCTCTTTGGATCCCACAAGATCGTACTGTTGAATGCAAATCCTGACATATCAACGTGAAACCTCCGAAGTCTCTTACTTTTCTCATTTGTGTGCCATCCAACTACTTGACTTCCATTGCATACTGGGCCTTCCAATATGGCCTTGTTTTTGCTTTGTTCAACCATAGCAACAGGCCAAGTGCCAAACCGGCTAAATCACGAGTAGAACAATATTATGATTTTCCAAGAGAAGGCAGGTAGGGCAAGGTGTAATTCATTCTTAATGATAAAGTTTcaacaaataaaactttttttaaacaGTGAGTACATACCAAAATCCATATCAAAAGCTTCTCAAAGTGACGGAATCCATTCAATAAATATGATCACCTTATATTCATTCAGAACTAGTGGTTAGAAAGTAATAATTTCaatctttcttccttttgaattctcatttctttcaattatttattccCCACTTCAAGATAAGGATATTGGGGGGGATGCTAGCTCATCTACTccaataagagaaaaatagagagagaaaaaaaaaggggggagTGGAGAGGGTGTGTGGAGAAACCATACAATTGCACCGAATAAGATAAATGACATTCAAAACAATGAACCTCATAACTCTTGCACCATTAAAGgattaaaatataaagtaatCTACTTTTTGCAACTTTAAGGCTAAAggatttgtttccttttcttcaagTTATCCACCATTAAGATCTTCCCTGAGAGTTCTCTCTCTATAGTGCATGAATTCTAATGACTCCCTGTGGTGATTTGAGGAAGGTAACTtcattcttcttcctcttttccttACTGAGAGCACCTTTTTTTGAATCAGGGGCATTGAATGTTGGTttttagttgaataaaaatgtttCTTGTTTAAGGCAAAAGAGAAGATCATAGTGATCCGTATTA
Protein-coding sequences here:
- the LOC108981887 gene encoding pentatricopeptide repeat-containing protein At3g16610, encoding MKWGARRLCRFSNRRGLLTNCHAQRSSLKSLPNEAIFLEEAFQTTAKYYICLLEACIRSKSLSQGKKIHQILLKNNTHFADSTVLEKLTHLYIECDEVELARRVFDKISSPTVIIWNLMIRAHAWRGPFEEAIRLYYRMFDRGVRPTKFTFPFVLKACSGLQAMEVGREVHDHAKELGLDSDVFVSTALIDMYAKSGDLGEAQKVFSSMSHRDVVAWNAMIAGFSLHGLYDDTIRLVVDMQKAGTSPNSSTIVTVLPTVGQANALHQGKAMHAYSMRRNFCNGVVLETGLLDMYGRCHCISYARKIFDMMGIKNEVCWSAMIGAYVICDSMMEALALYDEMVHQSVINATPVTLAIVLRACASLTDFSKGRRLHCYAVKSGLELDTMVGNTFLSMYAKCGVIDDALRFFNHMVCKDTISYGAIMSGCMQNGYAEEVLRIFHRMQLSGIDPDLATMLGVLPASSHLAALQHGACGHGYSIVHGFVAETSICNALIDMYSKCGKIDIARQVFDRMDTQDIISWNSMIAGYGIHGLGREALLLFNDLLEMGLKPDDVTFIAFLSACSHSGRVTEGKYWFKAMSRDFNIVPRIEHYICMADLLGRAGLLDEAHSFIRTMPFEPDVRLWGALLAACRIHKNIELGEEVSKKIQGIGPEGTGNFVLLSNMYSAVGRWDDAAYVRIMQKDRGFKKSPGCSWVEINGVIHAFVGGDRSHPQSAWINRKLEELLVEMKSLGYRAESSFVLHDVEEEEKERILLYHSEKLAIAFGILSLSPNKSILVTKNLRVCVDCHTAIKYITLITKREITVRDASRFHHFRNGICNCGDYW
- the LOC108981889 gene encoding ubiquitin-fold modifier-conjugating enzyme 1; this translates as MEGWDPNTKSTLTQIPLLTTKAGPRDGAAWTQRLKEEYKSLIAYTQMNKSNDNDWFRISAANPEGTRWTGKCWYVHNLLKYEFDLQFDIPITYPSTAPELELPQLDGKTQKMYRGGKICLTVHFKPLWAKNCPRFGIAHALCLGLAPWLAAEVPILVDSGMIKHKDDATSSSET